ATGATTGGTGACGATGATAAAGTGTGGACTATATGAACTTCTCCTTTTCACTACCATCGGCAATGTTTTAATCTGATCGATCCATGTTcgggtcatagacctcgtctataCATGTCCACAACTCGtctcatgagtgtccaagatcATGATGTGACAAATGATCATTGCTGCAACGAGTTTTTACGATCTTATCAAACTATGGCTCTGCGGCCAAATACACTCGTGGACTTCATACATGGCTATCGGTTTTTCTTGCATTCGGTAATGCCATATACATCAGACATTGCAGTCCTATATTTATCTTGATGGCGTCCCATGACCTCTCTTGCCATGTATCATATCACgcattgaatatatatatatatattaggtcaTGGACTTTGATCACACGAGCTTATAGACTGCAACATATTGGTACCCGATCGAGATAGGTTAAATATCTCCTCTCAGCCTCGTGACAGAGTCTCGTGGGAGTAGTTGCCTTATACAACAGCAGCAAACTGTTCTGCTATGCCGGATCCTTATCtaagggatctgatgtcggattTGTCTATCCAGAGAACATGCTATATGAGATAGCAAGCTGAGTTAATCCAAATTACCTTTCTTTAGGCTGATAAAGTAAACACAAGGAATTTCGAATTTCTTTTGTATATGTGTGTGGACTGAATTGGATTGTTCTTATACAATTCCTTTACTAGTATttcatactatatgcagctgctttgtttcagtccatgaacagcttaggaacaaagcttttctttatccagtgatccatatgctgcttactacatcattatatgtcaatctaatttttttcttatgaccagacctttatcaatttcgaaaatatatagcagcatccaccacataggagtttatctccttataatctgttccatggtctctgtgagtatccttgtgtaacaagctatgattgtatgctgttagtaggaaacatgaacacctttagaccacgtgatcatgtaccatatctcacggtttcttttccctcacaagatccatctatttcactggtttatatcagatggcgtttctgtatatgtatgtaTGGGCAATACGCCTATCTCTTCTTTAGATactttaaaccccacgtttatcttttcaatctaatctttaatctttatgagtactctttcgtgggttcatgatcctcgtttatatctttaaactcaagtgctactctcttatgtatctttatacaattATATCTCTTATGTGTCGACACTTATGTATATGGTTCCattgtgttccagacatgatctaatcgatttgagatttcattatccagaaCCTTTGTTAccttgcagcttggcgtcccaagctacatggtttggtaccttagatgtttagctgcgtagccttttctcaatgtctggtatggtttcccTTATGACCTCGGATCTGTATTCTgtgcacctttctcttttctttccgaggttccttatcttatggaacacattggtctatcttgtatagactctgtagcaacttgactgtgtctctttctAGGACATCATATttcgtttggtgctaagctggttatgacttagtcattcttttcttttttttcgggtcagtgtctggcatctcgattagctagctttgtataatctttcttttctttgtttggaCGTCTATAATCATattctctagtccgaggatctttgccaagacaatgatggttgataccataCTATTTCTCTTTATCATTCTTTTCTTTGTACCAGCTTATAACTTTCTCCTTCTAATGTTAGACAGTCGGATTCATTTGTCATGCAATCCGTGTACCTAGCCATAAtctgatcacccatgttttggctcaaggtctcttaGAAATCGTGGGAGAAAAACATATtcttatccaacatatattcccaatcctcttctgaggttccatcttagacagCACATATGtttgtggtggtttattcaaagtctcttaagatggtgtatgtctagtttatgacccgtattcaatctgagatgggaatatctatgctcacttatatggcctgatgcatgtTATCCTTATGTACATGTAAATTCATGATGTCCCTAAGCTTTAGGATGGATGTCCGAACCTCATAGGTAATGGCCTGCACGGCCAAATCGTTTATAGCATGGTCATAGACCATGGTACACGAATTTGTAGTGTGGTcatggatttagggttttatcctctctccccctcatgaacatactataaTTTCGTGATGCTTAGGACAAtcaagcctaatgagtttcccttgtgtacatgttacacaacgtgagatctttatgggataactctgtgTGCCTTTCAATAACAATCTTTGCATCCAGTTTTagactaggatggctaatccagtcgtgccataaaaatatataattttgtgggatatatcagtatggtcaccacggctcttgcctcttatcatactgatctgtagcatagttttgacCAGTAGAGTACGTaggtatagtcttgaccactttcttataaggtcttaggcgttttctttctttaaatctaaaggaacttgtttccttttgcccattgtttctatttggaaaccattttATTATAACTCAGTGGGTCATACATtcttgggtgtatataatgccctttaggcaatgccTTGGCCATAGATTTTTTACTAGGCTACTATACCCGTACTataatgccctttaggcaatttctttatcaataaaatcattCACATTATCAAGCAAAATCAGGCAAGATATAATAGCAATGAACTCAaagcatttcataaaaaaataagacaaGATGTCGATTTTAGtctttgagacaatcagaagtctcaaaatcCAAGAGGTCGTCCTTTTCAAGGTCGTaatcatcatcagcatcatacCCGGTATCATGAACCATATGGGcttccgggttcttgttcttaagGCTCTCTTGATAAAGCTCACATAGATGTTTAGGGGTTCTacaattcttggcccaatggttaCTCATCCCGCATCTGTGACAAGCTGATTTGGTAGAGTTAGACGGTTTGGATATGCTGCCTCGACCACGGTCATAACTGCATCGGCCACGACCATagctggaaccacgaccacggttattgtggtttccttgcCGGCCATATGAGTAGTTGTCACGGCCACGTCCTTTGTATCTACTACGGCCTTTGCCGTGTGATCTCTTATCATCATGGACGTGGTTGCACtctttgggatctttcttttcagCCTCATTGGCTTCTGGTAATGCTGCTGTTCCGAtgggtctcatctcactgtttttcATCAGGAGTTTATTATTAGCCTCGGCCAGGAgtaggcacgagatcagatcagtgtatgagacgaagcctctctctctatactgCTGTTGCAGCAACACGTTCGTCGAATGAAACGTGAAGAATGTTTTATCAAGCAACTCTTTCTCGGTTACTTcctcaccacaaagtctcatcATTGAGACTATCTTAAACAATACTGAATTGTAttcatccacagacttatagtccatGAATCTGAGATTCTTCCACTCATGTTTAGCCTTTGGTAATagcaccgttttctggtgatcatatcgtCGCTGTAAAGCGGTCCAAAGGTCTAGTGGATTCTCCATGGTGaggtactgatcttttagaccctCAATGAGATGGtggcgtataatacttatagcccTGTACCGATTCTTATCAGTCTCATTGTTGTCCTCGATGATAGCATCACCGAGTTCCTTTGACCTCAAGTTAATCTTTGTGTCAAGTGCTCATTGCAAATagttgtctccggagagattaagggcatCATAGTCTAGGTTTGAGATTTTtgacatctgaatcacattaTCATTCAAAATTTGGGgtttcacaatgtgatcatgtggccgcaaGACAATCAATAATCTCGGCCACAAGCAAGTCTTATAcaatcatgttttcaaacaatctAAAACGACCATGGTGCGATCAATCATAGATTCTATATTAGGCCGCACGGCCATACAATTCTATGATGCAAACTATTCAAGTTTATACGATCTATATGTCATGCTGGtcgatattttaaaacaaaacgaaTGCAATTCATATTCAGTTTTATATGTTTATGCAAACAACCCTAATCAATCGGTCTCTTATTatgaaaattagggttttgatttaagCAATACTAGAATTCGATTTTAGCAATATGAGatcaaggtttcaaggcctttaggatttCAAATTCgagattagatctatcaatcaatctattaatCCTAAAACCTCAGATCATCAATCATTCAATCAAAACAAGAACAATCAAAATCGAATTcaagctttagggttttagggtttcgattccagaatttagggtttcataATTCAGATCAGAaacaatcaataaaacaatcaatCATGTTCTAGGGAATCAATTTCAATCTAGTGATTATGATATGATCAGTTTTAGGTTATACCaattttagggtttgatcaaTAACATCGGAtttccataataatggattagggttttagggtttgatcattATGTTCTCAGATTATTCGGTATACCTTTgtttgtagggttgaaccggaccaTCAAAGGGAACGGATGAACCTCGAGCTGGAATGAGAACAAACACGAGTTGGACACGAGCTGGTTGCTTTCAGATCGTGAACAGCTAGGACGAAGAATGCGCGCCAACTGCTTCAGGGGACGTTCGTCTGCTTCACGCATCTTCGAGCTGGGGGCGTCGATCGTCGGATTGCAAGCTGGTCCTTCGGGAGCGGGAGCTAGCTGGGAACGTCGGACGCGTACTGGCTGAGCTGAGACGCGGGACACGTTTTatcgggaacgcgagctggaCACTTGTTATCGTGTCGCGAGCGTCTGATCGGTATTGCGAGCTGTCTGATCAGGAATGTGGGCTTGCTCTGTTGTGAACATGAAACTGGGGAcatctaggatcaggaacgcttTAGGGTTTAAGCTGATCGGATAGTTGCAAGCCGGAACACAAGCAAGAACAGATTAGGGTTCTTAGGTAAGTTGTCGGCTAGGTTAGGTTTAAGGGGTTGGCGATTTAGGCTCAGGTTGCAGAGgacaatcgtgctgataacgtgttgtaaaagaattGGGAATTCTgtgtattttattaatgaataatacatCCCTTTATATAAGGGTTACAAAGGAGtttaaatggaaatacataaatggaaagattacaaatcataaaccaacaaGGAATAGGAAAACTAGTAATATGGAAACCCTAAGTCGGctgcctctctctcttctctctctctagggtttcggcCATGTCTCTCTAGGTATGGGCTGGTTATGGACCGAGCCgattatggaccgggccggttatgggccatccacttaatgatttataacagaAACAAGGTTTTACGTCATTGTTGGACCTAAATCCATTACAAAACAGTCAAGAATATTTATCGGCCAAACTCACGGATATCTGGAATGCGAGGAGAAAGACAATAAGAAGACCTTTGGACCTCGGCTTCAAAGAAAACCCGGACTGAGCATACCAAATATCTAGGGGATCTTAAAACACATACTAGATATTTGGTACTAAAAGATTAGGGAAGAAATGTGGGCAACAATATCTTCAGAACGAAATGAtataatcagttttttttttttttgacaacgacTGATCTgttactcaagcttgaggtggtatGGGAAACCataccggaatagaacaaccaatctAATACATATCTCTATGAAAGGATCTCGCTATCTTAGCTAATGAATCAGACGATACATTTTCATATcgaagaataaaaacaattgaaaaatcTGGAAATTTGCTCTTCAGCTTCTGCAGCTCATCTAATTCAGTTGAAGTTTGTGAGAGGGCGATCTACTGGCCCAAAGTTATAGGAGTTTGGCCTCTGCTATCGCAGTTGTTAGTCTCCTTGAGCGCAAATTAGAATGGACCATTAGCTTCTAAAACCAACCAGACCGGGTAAGCCGGTTCCAATTGACCATCACTTTTTGCTATTTTTGgatcaaaaataatttaacgTATTTCATCAGTAGTTTCTTTTAATACAACATTCTCAATAAAGTTTGAGTGAattactcaaaaaaaaatttcttatgttttgttaCTCCAAAAGACACTTATTGCATGAGAGACACATTCACATTTTCCAAGTCAATTGTTAGACTTTTTTGCCCTTATTCATTTAAGGTAGTTCATCTCTAGTTACAGCTGGTTAAGAAACTGAGAATTACAATTATTTCAATTAATATAGTTTGGTTGCtcattcaattttattatttttagttttatattgaGTGAATTACTCAAAAATACACTTTCTTGTGTTTTGTTACTCAAAATGACAATTATTGCATGAAAGACACATTCACATTTTTCAAGTCAATTGTTAAACTTTTTTGCCCTTACTCATTTAAAGTAGTTCATCTCTAGTTGCAGCTGGTCGAGAAACCGAGAGTTACAATTATTTCAATTAATATAGTTTGGTTgcttattcaattttattatttttagtttttatattttattggtttcttcttcattttcttctccACCATGACCCTACGTATacaccaccacctccaccaccacttTGTATCCACCTTCGTATCCATTGCACCACCACCTTCTATGCAACAATCATCTCCACCACAATCTCCACCGCAACCACCTATATTGTATCCATCACCGCCTTTCCCGTAACCACCACTTTCTTCACAACCCCCACTCCTCCGCTGCGGTATCCACCAGCTGCGCCACCGCAATAGCCACCTCCTCTACCTCGACGACCGCCACCACTTTCACGGTATCCACCTTCACGTCTTCTACCACTGTCTTCTCCATAACCACCACCAACTCcacaaccaccaccacctccacttCCACCGGAACCACCACCATCTCCACCTCCACTTCAACGGCCACCTCTTCGtccacctccaccaccatcACCACTTCCACCACGACCTACACTGCAACCACCTCCACGGTATCCACCTTCACGTCTTCCACCACCGCCTTTCCCataaccaccaccacctccactgCGGTATCCACCACCATCTCCACCACGGCCTCAATCTTCACCACCATCTCCACCTCCACTTCAATACTACTTTTCTCATTTCTATTGAtcaggaaaaaaacaaaagcttaTCATcacctccagcaaagatacgccGCCGTCATTGATCTACCAGTCTCACGATAGTAACGGCCTAACTCCTTCTCCTCAGATTTTTcagcttcatcttctccaacatCACCTCTTTCTCTTTCGCCTCCACTACCACTATCCTCGTTTCCACCTTTACTCTCACCATCACCGCCACCGTCGCCGCCATCTCCGCCGCCGTCGCCATCAAAATCGCTCCAAATCACGAAAAGTTTCATCT
This region of Brassica napus cultivar Da-Ae chromosome C5, Da-Ae, whole genome shotgun sequence genomic DNA includes:
- the LOC106403876 gene encoding uncharacterized protein LOC106403876; translation: MENPLDLWTALQRRYDHQKTVLLPKAKHEWKNLRFMDYKSVDEYNSVLFKIVSMMRLCGEEVTEKELLDKTFFTFHSTNVLLQQHEMRPIGTAALPEANEAEKKDPKECNHVHDDKRSHGKGRSRYKGRGRDNYSYGRQGNHNNRGRGSSYGRGRCSYDRGRGSISKPSNSTKSACHRCGMSNHWAKNCRTPKHLCELYQESLKNKNPEAHMVHDTGYDADDDYDLEKDDLLDFETSDCLKD